Part of the Arthrobacter sp. MMS18-M83 genome is shown below.
TATGCCCGGGCCGGGTGATCGAGGACGGGGTGCTGCTGGAATCGGCCAGGATCCGGGCCGTAAGTGCCCTGTCCGTGGCGGAAATACCGGTACTCACTCCTACGGCGGCATCACAGGACACCGTGTAGGCCGTGCCCTTGGCATCTTCGTTGACTACGACCATGGGCGGCAGCGCGAGGGCGTCAGCCCTCGACTCCTCAAGGGGAACGCAGATCACTCCCGAGCTGTGGCGGATGGTCCAGCCCATGAGGGCAGGCGTCGCATGCTCGGCGGCGAAGATGATGTCGCCTTCGTTTTCGCGGTCTTCATTGTCCACGACAATGACGGGACGGCCTGCTGCCATCGCCTGCACGGCCTTCTCAACGGGATCCAGCCCCTGCCGGACCGCCGTCGCGCTGCCGTTGTGTTCGGCGCTCACAGGGCTACCTCCCCGGTCGCTGCCGGAATGCGGAAGGACAGCAGTCGCTCGGTGTACTTGGCGAGCACGTCCACTTCGAGGTTGACGCGACCGCCGGTGGCCTTCGCCCCAAGTCCCGTTTCGTCCAGCGTGGTGGGGATGAGGCCAACCTCAAACCATGGATTCTCTTCTTCCGCGGGACTGACGGCAGTGACCGTCAGCGAGACGCCGTCGACGGCGATTGATCCCTTTTCGGCGATGTACCGTGCAAGCGGGGCCGGGACAGCGAAGCGAAGGCGGTCCCAGTTGCCCAGCGACTCGCGCTCAAGAAGCTGCCCGACGCCGTCGACGTGTCCCTGCACGACGTGGCCGTCCAAGCGGCCGCCGGCTTCGACGCAACGCTCAAGGTTCACGGTGTCGCCGACGGTCAGCTCCCCAATCGTGGTCCGGACGAGGGTTTCGCCCATGACGTCAACGCTGAACTCCTGGCCGTCGATGTCCGTTGCGGTGAGGCACACACCGTTGACTGCGATCGAGCCGCCCAGGCCCAGTCCTTCGGCGGTCGTGGGGGCCATCAGGCGCAGCGTGGCACTGGCCTCGCCGTCGTGCTCGACAGACAGGACCGTGCCTTGTTCAGCAACGATTCCGGTAAACATCAGTGTCCTCCTATGGTGGTATCCGAGGCGTCCTTGCCCGGAAATGGTTCATGGTGTTCGGTGGGCGACTTAGTCCACGCCGGCTTGTTTCCGTCCGATGGTCCGGACCTCAAATGCAACCGGAGGTCACGGCCCAGTGCATGGACGGCGCCACCACCGGCGTCGTCCCAATTCCAATGCTGGGCGTCAGCCAGGGTGATGATCCCGAGGTCCATCAAGGCAGGTGTACCGGCGCCCAACAGCGTGGGCGCAAGATAGACGATCAATTCATCAACGAGACCCGCGGCGAGGAAAGCGCTTAGGATGCGGGAGCCGCCTTCCACCATGACGTGCCGGACGCCTTCGGCGAAGAGCAGTTCCAAGGCCTCGGCCGGGACGCGGGTTGGCAGCTGGATAAACTTGCCGTCGGTCCCCCGCACCGCCGCGTCAGCGGGAACTTCGCGCATCCCCATGACGGCTCGGAGCGGCTGGCTTTCCGATTCCTGGCCATCCGTTTCCCGTGCCGTCAGCCGCGGGTTGTCTACCAGGACGGTTTCCGTCCCTACCAGAATGGCGTCAATCAGGCGGCGCAATCCGTGATTGTCGGCCAGCGATTCCGGACTGGAGATCCATTGGCTGGTCCCGTCCGTGGCGGCAATCCTGCTGTCCAGGGTCTGTGCAATGTGAAGCGTGACGAACGGGCGCCTGGCCTCGACAGCCCGGAACCATTCGCGGTTCAGCTTCAGGGCCTCCGCCGCGGCCAGCCCGGACTGCACGTCCACTCCGGCGGCGCGCAGCGTGCCGGCACCTCCTGCGGCGGGATCGTGGGGATCGTCCACGGCGTAGACCACGCGGGATATCCCGGCGTCAATGATTGCCTTGGTGCACGGCCCCGTACGCCCGACGTGGTTGCATGGCTCCAAGGTCACCACCATGGTTGTCCCGGTGAGGTCCAAGCCCTTTGCCTGAGCCTTCGCGATCGCATCCGCCTCTGCATGCGCCGTGCCGGCGCCGCGGTGGTAGCCGGTGATGAGCTGCTGCCCGTTGGGCCCGAGCACCACGGCTCCCACCAACGGATTGGCGCCGCGGTGTCCCCGGAGGGCCACGTGCAAGGCAATGTCCATGGCTGCGGACTCAGCGTCAGAGAAGTCTCGGTTCGTTGCGTCACTCATGGGAGGGCTCCTACTGGTTCGGGCTCGGCCGTTGGCATGATTGCTTGGCTTTCACGTCGCTCTGCCCGCCACCACACGAAGAATCCAGCAAGCGTGAAGAAGCCGTAAAAGAGGTACATGAAAGCGCTGGCGAAGTAGCCTGCGCTGAAAAGCAGCGGGACTCCCACGATGTCCACGGCCACCCAGATCAACCAGAATTCGGTCCAGCCGCGTGCCATGCCGTAGGTCGCCAGGAGTGAACCCATGAAGGTCCAAGCGTCGGCCCATACGGGCGGGTAGGAACCCATGGAATCGAAGACGGGAGTCAGGGCGGCGGTTCCGGCAAACATGGCTGCCACCATGCCGATGCGGACTTTGGGGCTTGCCCAGCTGGGCACAATGGCCCGTCCTTGGGTGCCGGTTTGAAGGCCTTGGCGCCAGCGATACCAGCCATAGGCGGCGACGCTGATGAACATGATCTGGCGTCCTGCCTGGCCCCAGAGTGTTGCTGGCGAGGCCGCACCGAAGACGTTGCCAAGAAAGACCGTCAGCAGGAGCAGGTTGCCTGCGATCCCGATGGGCCATGCCCAGACTTTGCGGCGCATACCGCCCAGGGCGCTGGCGAGCCCGAAAATATTGCCTAGCACTTCGCGAAGAACCAGTACAGATCCACCTACGGGGATCTGTGCTTCGAAGAGCCATCGCAGAAAGTCCATGTCGTTCCTTCCCTCGAATGCCGCGATGGCTCCGGGGGTGTACGACAGCGCAATGCCGGGCGCACGAAACGCCAAGGCATGACTGTACGTGCTTCTCCCATCCAGACTTTAACTGTCGGTACCGGAATTCCACCAGTTCAACCGTCCGCCGTCGTGATTCCCGTGAAGGAAACGCGATGGCTCGCGGGTCGCGGACTATAACCGCCGGTTCGGAATTACACCGACCCCGGAGCACGTATGTGTGTTGCTATTCTGTCACAACTGGGGGCATTGCCGATGTATTCCCGGACCTATACGTAAGCAATTGCGTCATTGTTGTCACATTGCCGCCAGGCCCGCGGCGCGCAGCCGTTCAATAGCGGCAGCGGGGTCTTTATGGCCGTAGACGGCGGATCCGGCGACGAACACATTCGCACCTGCCTCGGCTGCCCGGACAATGGTTTCCTCCGTGACGCCGCCATCAACCTGGATTGCGACGCCAATTCCGGATCCGTCGATCGCGGCACGCGCCCGCCGGATCTTGGGCAGCGTAACGTCCAGGAAGGACTGCCCACCGAAACCCGGTTCCACGGTCATAATGAGGAGCATGTCGAGTTCGCTGAGCATGTCCAGGTATGGCTCCACGGGGGTCGCCGGACGAAGGGCC
Proteins encoded:
- a CDS encoding riboflavin synthase produces the protein MFTGIVAEQGTVLSVEHDGEASATLRLMAPTTAEGLGLGGSIAVNGVCLTATDIDGQEFSVDVMGETLVRTTIGELTVGDTVNLERCVEAGGRLDGHVVQGHVDGVGQLLERESLGNWDRLRFAVPAPLARYIAEKGSIAVDGVSLTVTAVSPAEEENPWFEVGLIPTTLDETGLGAKATGGRVNLEVDVLAKYTERLLSFRIPAATGEVAL
- the pnuC gene encoding nicotinamide riboside transporter PnuC, producing MDFLRWLFEAQIPVGGSVLVLREVLGNIFGLASALGGMRRKVWAWPIGIAGNLLLLTVFLGNVFGAASPATLWGQAGRQIMFISVAAYGWYRWRQGLQTGTQGRAIVPSWASPKVRIGMVAAMFAGTAALTPVFDSMGSYPPVWADAWTFMGSLLATYGMARGWTEFWLIWVAVDIVGVPLLFSAGYFASAFMYLFYGFFTLAGFFVWWRAERRESQAIMPTAEPEPVGALP
- the ribD gene encoding bifunctional diaminohydroxyphosphoribosylaminopyrimidine deaminase/5-amino-6-(5-phosphoribosylamino)uracil reductase RibD — translated: MSDATNRDFSDAESAAMDIALHVALRGHRGANPLVGAVVLGPNGQQLITGYHRGAGTAHAEADAIAKAQAKGLDLTGTTMVVTLEPCNHVGRTGPCTKAIIDAGISRVVYAVDDPHDPAAGGAGTLRAAGVDVQSGLAAAEALKLNREWFRAVEARRPFVTLHIAQTLDSRIAATDGTSQWISSPESLADNHGLRRLIDAILVGTETVLVDNPRLTARETDGQESESQPLRAVMGMREVPADAAVRGTDGKFIQLPTRVPAEALELLFAEGVRHVMVEGGSRILSAFLAAGLVDELIVYLAPTLLGAGTPALMDLGIITLADAQHWNWDDAGGGAVHALGRDLRLHLRSGPSDGNKPAWTKSPTEHHEPFPGKDASDTTIGGH